The sequence below is a genomic window from Dethiosulfovibrio russensis.
ATAACCGGCTCCATAATGACCATGCCGGGGCTGCCCAAGAAACCGGCCGCTCTGGCGATAGACGTGGACGAAAACGGAAGAATCTCCGGATTGTTCTAGCAACGCCACCAATTGGCTTACGATGAAACGGGCGAGGGTCTTGCGACCTTCGCCCGTTTTGCGATCTCCCTTGACAGGGACTTCGGATCGTTGGAGAGTATGGATATCAACCTTAATCCTTTAGAGGAGACCTCGTCTTGAAAAAAACTCCACCCCCCATCAAAGACCGCTCATTTGCACCTTTCGCCGAGACCCTTCTAAAAGGTGGAGGGCTGGAGGACATTCTCCAAACTATCCACAACCTGTCCGGATTCGACTGCGCCTTTAAGCTCAATAGCGGAAAACTACACGTTTTCTCCAGAAATACCGAGTTCTTCGAGCAGATAAAGACCTATCCTCATCGGGAACTACTCCGGATATTCCATCACACAACCGTCAGTCAAGACGATAGCGTAGTGGGAACGCTGATACTTAATCGTCCTCGAGAAGAGCCTTCTTCGCCTACCGATTTATTGGAAAATGCAACTCTGGCTCTTAGGCTACTCCTCAATAGAAAGCACAGCGAGCTCAAGGTGGAACAGAGATACAGAGATCACTGCGTTCAAGACCTTCTTTTCTCCAGGATAAGGCACCCAGACGAACTGGAGAACAGGGCTTCTCTATTCGGATGGGACCTTTCTGGATCTGTAACGGCGGTGGTCGCAATGGCAGTGGATACCGACCCGGAAGACAGGATAAGACAGACCATATGTCATCGACTGAGGGCGTTCTACCCTAAGCTTATCTTCGCCGACGTGGGACACCATCTGGCACTTCTGATTCCCTCGTCGACCAACGGCTCCAAGGAGATATTCGAGACCTGTCGCTACGTAAGAGACGAGATAGCTCCTCTAAAGGTGAGACTAGGTATAGGTGATCCTCGATCTTCCTTCATAGACGCCGGAGAAAGTTACAGGGAAGCATGTCAGGCTATAGAGATAATGGATCGTTTTCTTAAAGACTGGGCCATCGCCAGATGGAGCGAGCTCGGAGCCTATAAACTCCTGTCCACCTTGGCACAGAAGAGCGACGGTGTAGACTTCATGAGACAAAAGCTAAGTCCACTTGTAGAATATGACAAAACGAACAACACGGAACTGATGGCAACCCTGCTGGCGATAGATAGGGGGAACTGGAACCTCAGGACAGCGGCGGACAGTCTGTACGTTCACTATAACACGGTAAAATACCGTTTCAAGAGAATCTGCGAGGTGCTATCGCTCGATCTGGACGACAACGAACAGCGTTTCGCCGTCAGCCTATCCTTGAGGATCTTTCTCATACACGATAGTTTCAAGGGCCGATCTGGACTATTGCCATCAAGCTGATTTTGTCTTCACAAGACAACTTCCTCAAAAAGCCTTGTCCATGTTGGACAAGGCTTTTTCTAAAATCATGCTATATACTTTAGTCAGAAAGAGGGATAACCGTGAAAAGACACGAGCTAGTGCCAGACAAAGAAATCGTTCAAATACTGCAAAATCTCGTCAGGATAAGGACCACCCTTCCCAGAGGAGATGAGAGGGACTGCGCCAATTATATTGCCTCCCTGTTTTCTAAGGATAGAGTAAAAATAAAACTACTGGAACACGGGGGCAATAGGGCTTCTTTGAAGATCTCCATACCGGGAGATTCAGAGGAGAAGAACCTGGCCTTCGTGGGACACATGGACACTATAGACGTGGACGACCCCGACTCCTGGACCAGATCACCCTTCGGGGCCGAACACGAAGACGGAAAGATTTACGGAAAGGGAACCATCAACGCCAAAGGTGGATTGGCATCGATCATAGCCGCAGGTCTGGCAATGGTAAGGTCCGGCATCAACCCGCCCTATCCCGTCCACCTTTGCCTATCCGCCGACGAGGAGTTGAACGGCATAGGAGCCGGCGCTCTTCTTAAAAGCGGACTTATGGATGAGATGGACGAACTCGTGGTGGTCGAACCTACATCTATGTCTATAGCGTTGGCCGAAAAAGGAGCCCTTTGGCTAGAGATATCGGTAGAGGGGAAAGAATGTCACAGTGCCACACCGGAAAAAGGAGTGAACGCCGTTACGAACTTCATGAAACTCGCATCCAATCTAAACCAGACTCTGCTTAAGGAGCCATCTCACAGACTTCTGGGAAGAAACAGCTGCACCGTCACCAAGATCGAGGGAGGCTCTAATCTCAACGTGGTCCCAGGCAAAGCCAGAGGGGTTCTGGATATAAGGCTTCTGCCCTCGATCGATTCGGAAGATATAGCGAAAAAAGCGAGAGAAATAGCGGATGAGATGGAATCTCAGACCGATTCACTCAAAATCGAGATGAGAGAAGTCAACTCACAGCCTCCGGTGGGAATGCATCACAGCGCTCCGATAGTGGTCAACTTCAAGAATATATGTAATTCACTAAATATCCCATCGGAAGAGATCGGAATACATCCCTTTACCGACGCCTCTAGACTGGTACCGATTCTGGGCATACCTTTCGTCATATTCGGTCCCGGAGACCACAACAGAAGCTATACGGTCGACGAGTGGATCTCGGTCGAGGAGGTCTGCACTGCTGCGGAGGTATTCCTAAGATACGCCATGGGAAACGACGGAAAGTCTTAAACACTTTGGAGGGTTTTTCATGAATCTACTTACAAAGATCAACCGTTTCTTCGAGATTTTCGAAAGAAATGTCGTCGCCTACAGCATCATCATAATGGCGCTGGTCAGCATAGGAAACGTAATAAGTCGCAATCTATTTCAACATAGCTGGACCTATGCGGAGGAGGTAAGTCAGTTCACCATAATCTGGGTAACGTTCATAGGTGCCAGTTATGCGGCGAGAAAAGGCGTCCATATCAGGATGTCCGCCATATACGACGTAATGCCCGAAACCATGAGAAAGATAATGATGCTCATAATGACCGCCGGAACCGCTTTTTTGATGTTCGTCCTTTGCTACTATTCCTCCCGTTATACTATGAAACTTTTTATATCCGGCCGGATGTCTCCGGCTCTTAGATTCCCTCTCTACCTAATAATCATGTGGGTCCCTCTTGGTTTTTTCATGACCGGACTTCAATATGCGCTCACGTTCATCAAAAATCTACGAAATTCCGAGATTTACGTCGCTCCTAACGTCGTCGACGGAGAGAGCGAAACCGACGAGTTTATGGTTTAGGGGGACTGGCAGATGTTGATAACCCTTGTAGGCGTCATGACGGCTTTGCTGCTTCTCGGATTCCCGATGATGGTTCCTCTCATGGCGGGGGCTTTAGTGACTTTGATCTTCTACTTTCCCAATCTTGACCCGACCATGCTGATGCAACAGGTCATCGGGGGGATACAGTCCATGTCGCTGATAGCTGTACCTATGTTCATCTTCGCCGCAGATATAATGACCGCCGGCGAGGTGGCGGACAGATTGCTTCACTTCGTCGTTAGATTCATAGGCCATAAAAGAGGAGGACTTCCCATAGCCACAGCCGGTGCCTGCACCTTGTTCGGAGCTGTATCGGGCTCCACCCAGGCCACGGTGGTCGCCATAGGAGGCCCGATGAGGCCGATGTTGATGGACGCGGGATACTCATCCTCCTTCTCCACGGCACTGATAATCAACTCCGCCGAGATCGCACTGCTGATACCGCCGAGCATATATATGATCGTCTACGGCGTCGTCGGAGGGGCCTCGGTTGGAGAACTGTTCATCGCCGGGGTCGGTCCCGGACTTTTGATCTTCCTGTTCTTTTCCCTCTACTGCTGGTTCGTGTCGGATCCCCATAATATCGCGACCAAGGCGACATGGAAAGAACGGATGACCGCGCTGAAAGAGGCTCTTTTGAGCTTCACCTTCCCTCTCATAATATTCGGAGGAATCTACTCGGGAGTATTCAGCCCTACGGAGGCGGCAGCCGTCTCGGTTCTATACGCTTTCCTTCTGGAGCGATTCGTGTATAAATCCATAACATTTAAGGACATTCCCAAACTAGCCCTCCGTACCGGGGTGGTAACAGCAATTGTGTTCATTCTGATAGCCGTGGGACAGGCTTTTTCCTGGACGATCTCTTTCGCCAGGATACCGAACATAATTCTTCCGGCCCTTCTCGGGGCCGATCCGACTCAGCTTCGCATCCTTACGGTTCTCTCCATCGCCTACTTCCTGGGATGCATGTTCGTGGATCCGGTGGTGGTAATAATGATCCTGACACCAATATTCAGAGGACCTGTAGCGGCTTCCGGGCTGGACAACGTCCTAGTTGGAACGATAGTGACCCTTCAGGCCGCGATCGGATCTTCGACGCCGCCGTTCGGTTGCAACATATTCACAGCGATACCGATATTCCGTCAGAAATACCTGGACGTGGTGAAGGGAGTTCCTCCCTTCATAATAATGATGGTCATAATCTCGGCACTTCTTGTCATGTTCCCACAGATCGCCCTCTTCCTTAGGGACCTGGCGATATCGAGATAAATCGGCATCTCAGGGACGAGATCCCTGCGACACAAAAGCAACACATAAATAAAGGAGGAAACAAAGATGAGCAAACGCACGCTAATAGCTATTTTAGCCGCAACCTTCGCCTTGACGGTCGCTACCACCGCCTTCGGAGCTCCAAAGTACCAGTGGAGACTGGCGGAAGAGGAGATCACCGGTAGCGTCTGCGACGTCTACGCCAACGAGTTCGCCCGTCTTCTCAAGGAAAAATCCGACGGAGAGATACAGCTGGACATCTATCCCCTCGGAACTCTGGGGTCCCCTAAGGAGATATTCGAGCTTTGTCAGAACGGGGCTATCGAATTCGTACTCGACGGAGCCGGCCAGGTCGGGAGCATCGTTCCGGAAAATCAGATCTTCTCGATGCAATTTCTTTTCTCCGACAACCAGGAGGTCAACGAGAAAGTCCTCGCCACCAGCAAGGCGCTTAACGAGATGCTCTCCAGCGCCTACGAGAGACAGGGAGTCAAGGTACTGGCCTACTGGAGCGAGGGAGCCATGGACTGGACCGCCAACAAGCCCCTTCTTACTCCCGAGGATTTCAAGGGATTCAAGATGCGGACCATGCCGTCTCCAATGATAGTGGAATCCTATAAGGTGTACGGTGCCAATCCGACTCCGGTCCCCTTCATGGAGGTCTACAGCGGTCTTCAGCTCAACATGATCGACGGTCAGGAAAACGCCCCCTATATAGTCCAGGAGATGAAGTTCATGGAGGTCCAGGACTATTACATCGAGTCGGCCCACAAGATCTACATCATGCAGACTATGGTAAACAAGAGATTCTTCGAGAAACTGCCCGAGGACATCCAGAAAATCGTTCTCGAAGCGGTCGACGAGCTCCGTCCGTTCGGATATAAAATCCAGAAGGAGCTTAACGACGAGAGAATGGACATGATCAAGGCCAAGATGAAATCCAGCCAGAAGGTGGTAGCCATAACCCCCGAGGCAAGAGCAAAATTC
It includes:
- a CDS encoding formate--tetrahydrofolate ligase, producing the protein ITGSIMTMPGLPKKPAALAIDVDENGRISGLF
- a CDS encoding PucR family transcriptional regulator, yielding MKKTPPPIKDRSFAPFAETLLKGGGLEDILQTIHNLSGFDCAFKLNSGKLHVFSRNTEFFEQIKTYPHRELLRIFHHTTVSQDDSVVGTLILNRPREEPSSPTDLLENATLALRLLLNRKHSELKVEQRYRDHCVQDLLFSRIRHPDELENRASLFGWDLSGSVTAVVAMAVDTDPEDRIRQTICHRLRAFYPKLIFADVGHHLALLIPSSTNGSKEIFETCRYVRDEIAPLKVRLGIGDPRSSFIDAGESYREACQAIEIMDRFLKDWAIARWSELGAYKLLSTLAQKSDGVDFMRQKLSPLVEYDKTNNTELMATLLAIDRGNWNLRTAADSLYVHYNTVKYRFKRICEVLSLDLDDNEQRFAVSLSLRIFLIHDSFKGRSGLLPSS
- a CDS encoding M20 family metallopeptidase: MPDKEIVQILQNLVRIRTTLPRGDERDCANYIASLFSKDRVKIKLLEHGGNRASLKISIPGDSEEKNLAFVGHMDTIDVDDPDSWTRSPFGAEHEDGKIYGKGTINAKGGLASIIAAGLAMVRSGINPPYPVHLCLSADEELNGIGAGALLKSGLMDEMDELVVVEPTSMSIALAEKGALWLEISVEGKECHSATPEKGVNAVTNFMKLASNLNQTLLKEPSHRLLGRNSCTVTKIEGGSNLNVVPGKARGVLDIRLLPSIDSEDIAKKAREIADEMESQTDSLKIEMREVNSQPPVGMHHSAPIVVNFKNICNSLNIPSEEIGIHPFTDASRLVPILGIPFVIFGPGDHNRSYTVDEWISVEEVCTAAEVFLRYAMGNDGKS
- a CDS encoding TRAP transporter small permease — protein: MNLLTKINRFFEIFERNVVAYSIIIMALVSIGNVISRNLFQHSWTYAEEVSQFTIIWVTFIGASYAARKGVHIRMSAIYDVMPETMRKIMMLIMTAGTAFLMFVLCYYSSRYTMKLFISGRMSPALRFPLYLIIMWVPLGFFMTGLQYALTFIKNLRNSEIYVAPNVVDGESETDEFMV
- a CDS encoding TRAP transporter large permease; amino-acid sequence: MLITLVGVMTALLLLGFPMMVPLMAGALVTLIFYFPNLDPTMLMQQVIGGIQSMSLIAVPMFIFAADIMTAGEVADRLLHFVVRFIGHKRGGLPIATAGACTLFGAVSGSTQATVVAIGGPMRPMLMDAGYSSSFSTALIINSAEIALLIPPSIYMIVYGVVGGASVGELFIAGVGPGLLIFLFFSLYCWFVSDPHNIATKATWKERMTALKEALLSFTFPLIIFGGIYSGVFSPTEAAAVSVLYAFLLERFVYKSITFKDIPKLALRTGVVTAIVFILIAVGQAFSWTISFARIPNIILPALLGADPTQLRILTVLSIAYFLGCMFVDPVVVIMILTPIFRGPVAASGLDNVLVGTIVTLQAAIGSSTPPFGCNIFTAIPIFRQKYLDVVKGVPPFIIMMVIISALLVMFPQIALFLRDLAISR
- a CDS encoding TRAP transporter substrate-binding protein, with translation MSKRTLIAILAATFALTVATTAFGAPKYQWRLAEEEITGSVCDVYANEFARLLKEKSDGEIQLDIYPLGTLGSPKEIFELCQNGAIEFVLDGAGQVGSIVPENQIFSMQFLFSDNQEVNEKVLATSKALNEMLSSAYERQGVKVLAYWSEGAMDWTANKPLLTPEDFKGFKMRTMPSPMIVESYKVYGANPTPVPFMEVYSGLQLNMIDGQENAPYIVQEMKFMEVQDYYIESAHKIYIMQTMVNKRFFEKLPEDIQKIVLEAVDELRPFGYKIQKELNDERMDMIKAKMKSSQKVVAITPEARAKFQEISKKTDGTYIKISGNPELAEDILATLREEIAEAEKEASGN